The following DNA comes from Thermovenabulum gondwanense.
AAATCCGATGTGGCCATAAGCAGGAATTTGTTTTACCTTTTCGGTTTTGTCCCGGTGAGCAAGGTGGAAAGTTTAAAAGATGAACTGGAGAAAAACTTCAAAGATGAGCTTATAATTCTGATTGAAGAAACGGGTAATAAAAATTCGAGTTTAACCCCACCGACCAAATTAAAAAACCCGGGTCTTTTCAGACCCTTTGAAGAAATGGTTAAAATGTACGGCATTCCTTCTTATGACGAAAAGGACCCGACGGTATTTTTTGGGCTAACCTACATGCTGCTTTTTGGCGCGATGTTTGGAGACTTAGGGCAGGGGCTTGTTTTATTTACCGCAGGTATTGTATTAAATCTTTTTATGAGAAGACCCAACTTAGGAGGGGTGTTGAGCAGAATTGGCTTGAGTTCCGCAATTTTCGGGCTTTTATACGGCAGCGTTTTTGGATCTGAAGAGTTAATCCCTGCGCTAATCGTAAGGCCCATGGCAAATATAAATTTTATGCTTTTGAGTGCGGTGGCGCTGGGTATCTGCCTTTTAATTGCCGGTTTTATCTTTGGAATCTTGAATTCAAGCCTGTCGGGTAACTTTAAGGAAGGAATTTTTGGAAGGAACGGAGCAGCAGGACTTTCCTTTTATATCCTGCTTCTTTACAGCATATATAATTATTCGATTAAAAACATCGGGCTTTCACCTATGATCACTTTTCTTTTGATTTTATCATTGATGATTATCGTACTTAGAGAACCTTTAACCAATATATTATTTAAAAAGGAAAAACTTTTTTCGGAGCCAGCCGGGGATTATTTCGTGGAAGAAGGTTTTGGAGTATTAGAAACACTGCTTTCTATGGTATCCAACACCATTTCCTTTATAAGGGTTGGAGCCTTTGCACTAAACCACGTAGGCTTATACATCGCCTTTGCGACCATGGCTGAAATGACCAGGTCCAGAATAGGAGGGATAATGCTTTTAATCCTCGGGAATGCCATCATTATAGGTCTTGAAGGGCTGATAGTGTTTATACAGGCATTGAGGCTTGAATACTATGAACTTTTCAGCAAGTACTTCAAAGGAGAAGGGGTGGAGTATTCTCCAGCGCTTATTATGAAATCTTCCGAATATATTCGTAAGGTTAAAACTTTAAGCAGGAAGGCATTTATGGACCAGTTCGGCAAAACCTTAAAAATGAAAATGATTAAAATGGCAATGGTATAAAAATATCGGGGAGGAATTGCTTTATGATGTTAACTGTTTTTTTACTTATAATGGTATCGGTGTTAACGGTTCTTGCAGGCTTTGCATCCCTGGATGGAATCAAGGCTAAAAAAGCCCTGGGATTAAGCGTGTTTGCTTTTTCTTTGATATTGGCTTTCTTTTTGTTCTTCCTGATGCCTCAAGCGGCAAGGGCACAGGGTGGCGATAACCCTGCTTCCAGCAGCGCTTTCCTGGCTGCAGCCTTATCGACGGGTCTTGCCACTATTGGGGCCGGTTATGCCGTGGGAGCGGTAGGATCATCTGCTCTGGGGGCAGTTTCGGAAGACCCCAAAATACTCGGTAAAACCCTTATTTACGTAGGGCTTGCAGAAGGTATCGCCATATATGGTCTTATTATATCCATAATGATTCTGGGAAGGGTCTAAAATGAAGATGTTCGTGATAAGCGACAGTTCGGATACCATTACCGGTTTCAGGCTTGCGGGAATAGAGGGAAAATACATCGAAGAAGGTCAGGAAGTTCTGGAGGAAATAGAAAGGCTAAGAAAAATTGAGGAAACAGGCATTATTATTATTACCGAAAGCCTTGCAGAAAAAGTAAAAAATGAAATAGGAAGAATGAAACTTTCCAAGGATTACCCCGTTATATTGGAGGTTCCGGATCGGCACGGCAGTATAAGGCCGAAGGATTTTTTGACTCGTTATATAAAAGAAGCAATTGGAGTGAAGATTTGAGGTGATAGGATGTCCACTACTATTGAAGACAAGATCTCACTTTTTGCCAAAGTGCTGTTTGAGAGAATTGAGGAAGAATACGAGAATGAAAAAAATAAAATTATTGGATACTATGAGGCGGAAATAAAAAGAGTGAAGGAAGAATATGAGAGGAAAAAATCAGATCGCATAAGGGAGGCATTAAAAGAAGCCGAAATTAAAAAACAAAGGATAATCTCAAAAGCGCTGACGGACAAAAAGCAGGATATTTTAAAGAAAAAGAAGGAACTCCTGGAAAAGTTGATAGAAGATATGCTTCAAAAGGTGGAAGATTTTTTGAAGCAGGAAGGTTACGCCGAATTCCTTGTAAATTCAATAATAGAAGTAAAAAATAAATTTCCCGAAAAAGATAAAATAATTGTATATCTTTCAAAAAACGATTTTGAAAAGTACATGGACTATTTAAAAAGCAAATTTGACGAAAACCTTGAATTCATGATGGGGACTGAAGAGGTTAAAGGTGGCATAATAGCAGAGAGTGCTGATGGAAGGGTGAGAATAGATTTCTCGGTAGGCAGTTTGCTGGAAGAGGGCAAATCATTACTTGCTCAGCTATTATTTTCCAAGCTGGGCGAGGAGGTATAAGTTTTATGACGAATTTTAAGGCGGGGAACATAGTTTACATCAACGGCCCGGTAGTCAGGGCTAACAACATGTCGGGATTTACCATGCAGGAAATGGTCATGGTAGGGAACAAAAAATTGATCGGAGAGATAATTTCCTTAGAAAAGGATTTGGCTACTATACAGGTGTATGAAGAGACCTCGGGATTGAAAGCTAAAGAGCCGGTACTGGGAACGGGAAGGCCGCTATCGGTTAAATTGGGGCCCGGGATTCTGGGCAATATTTTTGATGGCATCGAAAGGCCGCTCTCGAAGATATACGAAAAAGGAGAAAGCTTCATTCCGGAGGGCATAGGGCTAATTTCCATCGATGAAGAAAAATTATGGGATGTAAGGATAAAAGTAAAAGTAGGGGATTATCTAAAGGGTGGGGATGTATTTGCGGAAGTTCAGGAAACCTCTATGATCCTCCATAAGATAATGATACCTCCTTTTCTTAAGGGAAGGGTGGTAGAGGTAAAAAAGGACGGCAGTTACACCATTGAGGAAACCCTGGTAGTTCTTGAGGAGGAAGGAAAAACATATCCTCTTAAAATGTACCAGGAGTGGCCGGTGAGGTTACCACGCCCTGTGAAGAAGAGACTGCCGATAGGAAGACTTTTAATTACCGGCCAGAGGGTAATCGACACTTTTTTTCCACTGGCAAAAGGGGGTACCGCTGCCATCCCCGGAGGATTTGGAACGGGAAAAACGATAACGCAACATCAGCTCGCCAAGTGGAGCGATGCGGATATAATTGTATACATCGGATGCGGTGAACGGGGCAATGAGATGACGGAAGTTCTGGAAGATTTCCCGAAGCTTATCGATCCGAGGACCGAAAAGCCCCTGATGGATAGAACCGTTCTTATAGCGAATACTTCCAACATGCCCGTTGCTGCAAGAGAGGCTTCGATTTATACGGGAATAACCATTGCAGAATATTTCAGAGATATGGGATACAATGTGGCTATAATGGCCGATTCCACTTCCCGCTGGGCAGAAGCCTTAAGGGAGATTGCCGGCAGGCTTGAAGAAATGCCCGCTGAAGAAGGATACCCTGCATATCTTGCTTCCAGGCTCGCTCAATTTTACGAAAGGGCAGGATATGTGGAAAATTTAAACGGGACCGAGGGCTCAATTACTGTAATTGGTGCGGTTTCTCCGGCGGGAGGGGATTTTTCGGAGCCCGTAACGGCTTCCACCAAAAGGGTGGTTGGCGCTTTTTTGGCATTGGACAAAGAACTGGCTTATTCCAGGCATTTTCCTGCCATTAACTGGCTTTTATCCTACAGCGGTTATATAAAAATGCTCAGAGAATGGTTTTCGGAAAATGTTGCTCCGGACATGCTGGATTTAAGGTCAAAGATGATGAGGATATTGCAGGAGGAAAGTAAACTGCTGGATATAGTAAAACTGGTGGGGGAGGATGTGTTGCCGGACGATCAGAAATTGATACTGGAAATCGCGAAAGTCATTAAGGTAGGATTTCTTCAGCAGAATGCCTATCACAGGGAAGATTCCTATGTACCTCTTGAAAGGCAGTACAAGATGCTGAAAGTAATAAACAGGCTTTACGACAGGGCTTTTTCCTGTGTTAAAAAGGGAATTCCCCTTTCCAAAGTGAAAAATGATGATGTTTTTGACCAGGTCATCCGGATGAAATACAACTATTCTCCGGAAAACAGCGGATTTTTTGAAGAAATCCTGAAGAAAATAGATGATTACTACGATGGTATCGAATCCAAGTATGAAAAAGAAGGTGCTTCCATATGAAGGTAAAGTACAAAAGGGCGGACAAAGCGGAAGGTCCGCTTCTTATAATGGAAGATATAAGGGATGCGGTTTTTGATGAAATAGTGGAAATCGAAATGCCCGATAAAACCTCAAGGCTCGGGAAGGTTGTTCAGATAGATAAAAACAAAGTAGTCATTCAGGTATTTGAGGGCACTTCAGGGATTTCCCTTCCCGATATTACGGTGGCTTTTACGGGGAATCCCATGAAGATCCCCCTTTCAAGAGAAATTCTCGGCAGGGTGTTCAACGGAATAGCAAAACCAATCGATGGAGCCGGAGAGATTTTTTCCACACGCTACTACGACATAAACGGCAGGCCCATGAATCCGGTGGCAAGGGTATACCCCCGGAATTTTATTCAGACTGGTATATCTGCCATAGACGGCCTGATGACCCTTATCAGGGGGCAAAAACTGCCCATATTTTCCGGCGACGGACTTCCCCATAATGAATTAGCAGCGCAGATTGTAAAGCAAGCTAAAATTTCGGGGGATGAGGAAAAAAATTTTGCAGTGGTATTTGCGGCAATGGGTATAAAACACGATGAGGCTGATTTCTTTGTAAAAACTTTTGAAGAAGCGGGGGTAATGGATAAGGTAGTAATGTATGTAAACCTGGCAGATGACCCGGTGGTGGAAAGGATAATTACACCCCGTTGCGCCCTAACGGCAGCGGAATTTTTAGCTTTTGA
Coding sequences within:
- a CDS encoding ATP synthase subunit C, whose amino-acid sequence is MMLTVFLLIMVSVLTVLAGFASLDGIKAKKALGLSVFAFSLILAFFLFFLMPQAARAQGGDNPASSSAFLAAALSTGLATIGAGYAVGAVGSSALGAVSEDPKILGKTLIYVGLAEGIAIYGLIISIMILGRV
- a CDS encoding V-type ATP synthase subunit A; its protein translation is MTNFKAGNIVYINGPVVRANNMSGFTMQEMVMVGNKKLIGEIISLEKDLATIQVYEETSGLKAKEPVLGTGRPLSVKLGPGILGNIFDGIERPLSKIYEKGESFIPEGIGLISIDEEKLWDVRIKVKVGDYLKGGDVFAEVQETSMILHKIMIPPFLKGRVVEVKKDGSYTIEETLVVLEEEGKTYPLKMYQEWPVRLPRPVKKRLPIGRLLITGQRVIDTFFPLAKGGTAAIPGGFGTGKTITQHQLAKWSDADIIVYIGCGERGNEMTEVLEDFPKLIDPRTEKPLMDRTVLIANTSNMPVAAREASIYTGITIAEYFRDMGYNVAIMADSTSRWAEALREIAGRLEEMPAEEGYPAYLASRLAQFYERAGYVENLNGTEGSITVIGAVSPAGGDFSEPVTASTKRVVGAFLALDKELAYSRHFPAINWLLSYSGYIKMLREWFSENVAPDMLDLRSKMMRILQEESKLLDIVKLVGEDVLPDDQKLILEIAKVIKVGFLQQNAYHREDSYVPLERQYKMLKVINRLYDRAFSCVKKGIPLSKVKNDDVFDQVIRMKYNYSPENSGFFEEILKKIDDYYDGIESKYEKEGASI
- a CDS encoding V-type ATP synthase subunit F, which gives rise to MKMFVISDSSDTITGFRLAGIEGKYIEEGQEVLEEIERLRKIEETGIIIITESLAEKVKNEIGRMKLSKDYPVILEVPDRHGSIRPKDFLTRYIKEAIGVKI
- a CDS encoding V-type ATP synthase subunit E is translated as MSTTIEDKISLFAKVLFERIEEEYENEKNKIIGYYEAEIKRVKEEYERKKSDRIREALKEAEIKKQRIISKALTDKKQDILKKKKELLEKLIEDMLQKVEDFLKQEGYAEFLVNSIIEVKNKFPEKDKIIVYLSKNDFEKYMDYLKSKFDENLEFMMGTEEVKGGIIAESADGRVRIDFSVGSLLEEGKSLLAQLLFSKLGEEV
- a CDS encoding V-type ATP synthase subunit B; this translates as MKVKYKRADKAEGPLLIMEDIRDAVFDEIVEIEMPDKTSRLGKVVQIDKNKVVIQVFEGTSGISLPDITVAFTGNPMKIPLSREILGRVFNGIAKPIDGAGEIFSTRYYDINGRPMNPVARVYPRNFIQTGISAIDGLMTLIRGQKLPIFSGDGLPHNELAAQIVKQAKISGDEEKNFAVVFAAMGIKHDEADFFVKTFEEAGVMDKVVMYVNLADDPVVERIITPRCALTAAEFLAFECGMHILVILTDMTSYCDALREISSAREEVPSRKGYPGYMYSDLASLYERAGMIKGSKGSITQIPILTMPNDDITHPVPDLTGYITEGQIVLNRALYQKGIYPPINILPSLSRLMKDGIGEKYTREDHPDLANQVFSSYSRVQEVRALAQVIGEEELSDVDKGYMEFGRQFEEKFINQDFDEERDIFQTLDLMWKLLKILPEKELTRINPSLIKKYLRG
- a CDS encoding V-type ATP synthase subunit I, with amino-acid sequence MAIEKMNIMGVIGKKELLDRVMRQIVLNGSMHFLNAFSRISATDFVLPPNEKNIEALEELPYVKPYSAKRDFSKEEEMIVSLLGLFNLSPEIKREYLGQDYDYSEYMESLNKIYLKIREYAQEIKEKSNLCEQNMEFIRNLKYLEKYDFDLSELLKMKFMTFKFLKLTKENYLKLKKNYENIPAVVIKVEAESKYVYVASITPNTLQETVERILSSLNFEELKLPIDYEGNASEIIRKLQEEIDRYKSRIEQLKRDIENFGRQFKEEIRKSFARLEMEKKIEELKSDVAISRNLFYLFGFVPVSKVESLKDELEKNFKDELIILIEETGNKNSSLTPPTKLKNPGLFRPFEEMVKMYGIPSYDEKDPTVFFGLTYMLLFGAMFGDLGQGLVLFTAGIVLNLFMRRPNLGGVLSRIGLSSAIFGLLYGSVFGSEELIPALIVRPMANINFMLLSAVALGICLLIAGFIFGILNSSLSGNFKEGIFGRNGAAGLSFYILLLYSIYNYSIKNIGLSPMITFLLILSLMIIVLREPLTNILFKKEKLFSEPAGDYFVEEGFGVLETLLSMVSNTISFIRVGAFALNHVGLYIAFATMAEMTRSRIGGIMLLILGNAIIIGLEGLIVFIQALRLEYYELFSKYFKGEGVEYSPALIMKSSEYIRKVKTLSRKAFMDQFGKTLKMKMIKMAMV